The genomic interval CATGAAGCCCAGTGGGCCGCTATCGAAGCGGTTCTTTAGTCTTTGATTGCAAACAAATAACGATCATCTGATTGCCTAATCAGAGATAAAGTTATTTACTTATGGAATGAAAAGAGGTCTGGAGTTTCACGCCAGCCCGAGTCGTGGCAGCGTTGATCGCTTTGTGGCCAGTTTACTGCAGCCCGCAATTCGCCTGGCCGAACGAAGGGTAGCCAGACTTATCAGGGAGGCTGGGCTAGAGCTACCCGCAATCACCACGACGGAAAGGGTGGGTTATCTCCATAAGACCCTCAGGATTCAGAAGTTTACGACCGTAAACCCTGCAACCGGCGAGTTCATCGGCCGCTGGGCCAGAATGCTACATACGACTGGCCTCGATGAGATGGCCCAGATTAATAATATCCTTGACGGTGATATGCATTTCTTCGGCTGGAGAG from Candidatus Saccharimonadales bacterium carries:
- a CDS encoding sugar transferase, which codes for MKRGLEFHASPSRGSVDRFVASLLQPAIRLAERRVARLIREAGLELPAITTTERVGYLHKTLRIQKFTTVNPATGEFIGRWARMLHTTGLDEMAQINNILDGDMHFFGWRALYDDPEGVHGPIEQGNLVHTYQGATAAMGSQSRAEFDMVIDGSKPGIFSSYSHFEHTAPRGTPISAERRAQMNVADYEAASVAHDALIGVRHARVAARFAARALLHR